Proteins co-encoded in one Papaver somniferum cultivar HN1 chromosome 5, ASM357369v1, whole genome shotgun sequence genomic window:
- the LOC113284041 gene encoding F-box protein PP2-B10-like: RKKRWWKNHKILLTIISKDYQKDVYLTTPTDVCWSSLVSTLFKSAADSDVLWEKFLPADYQEIISGALHLLPSAALSEKELYYRLSDDPLLIDGGSKSFQLEKSSGKKCIMLGAKELAISWGDGKTPWYWDWPRCPGSRFAQVAELHGVWWLEIHGKMEIQLLSPNTFYVAHFVFKLRDDAYGFDDYEPMKAKVEVFGRADGDTNACSKERLIYLGACSEYYPPDPIYPPDQMLEPEYFARERGNGWMEVEMGHFYNGGGDS, encoded by the coding sequence AGAAAGAAGAGGTGGTGGAAAAATCACAAGATATTGTTAACAATAATATCGAAAGACTACCAGAAGGATGTATATCTGACAACACCAACAGATGTGTGCTGGTCTAGTCTGGTTTCAACTCTTTTTAAATCTGCAGCTGATTCAGATGTTCTTTGGGAGAAATTTCTACCGGCTGATTATCAAGAGATCATTTCTGGAGCATTGCATCTTTTACCATCAGCTGCACTATCTGAGAAAGAGTTATATTATCGCCTATCTGATGACCCACTTCTCATTGATGGTGGTTCTAAGAGCTTTCAGTTGGAAAAATCTAGTGGGAAGAAGTGTATCATGCTTGGAGCAAAGGAGCTTGCAATTTCTTGGGGCGACGGAAAGACTCCTTGGTACTGGGATTGGCCACGTTGTCCTGGCTCCAGGTTTGCTCAAGTGGCTGAACTGCATGGCGTATGGTGGCTTGAAATTCATGGGAAGATGGAAATCCAATTGCTATCTCCGAACACCTTCTATGTAGCTCACTTTGTGTTTAAGTTAAGGGATGATGCTTATGGATTTGATGATTATGAACCAATGAAGGCCAAAGTCGAAGTCTTTGGACGAGCTGATGGTGACACTAATGCGTGTAGCAAAGAGAGACTTATCTACTTAGGTGCCTGCAGCGAATATTATCCGCCAGATCCAATTTATCCTCCAGACCAAATGTTGGAGCCTGAATATTTTGCACGGGAGAGAGGAAACGGATGGATGGAGGTTGAGATGGGTCATTTCTACAACGGAGGAGGAGATAGTTAA